The Sorangiineae bacterium MSr11367 genome window below encodes:
- a CDS encoding class I SAM-dependent methyltransferase codes for MQEKQSSTTALGAAVLRALHQVLDRPLVFDDPLATRITGEEERAAFLARGLTPDSPAVTNMRGFLAARSRYVEDALAVAASRAVHQYVVLGAGFDTFGYRNPHEGLRIFEVDYPATQVRKRELLAKAGIAIPPSLVYVPLDFETVTLDEGLARAGLVRSEPVFLSWLGVTAYLTREAVMGTVQFMSKMAPGSEVVLDYMVDPRRFDKDSRALFDDAAPRLRAGGEAFLSFFDPAEFPAEVKALGFSHVESIEPDTLREKYFRNRTDGLGVSNFGCLLHARV; via the coding sequence ATGCAAGAGAAACAATCGAGTACGACGGCTTTGGGGGCCGCGGTGTTGCGTGCCTTGCATCAGGTTCTCGACCGCCCGCTGGTCTTCGACGATCCGCTGGCCACACGCATCACGGGCGAGGAGGAGCGCGCGGCGTTCTTGGCGCGGGGACTTACCCCGGACTCGCCCGCGGTCACCAACATGCGCGGCTTTTTGGCGGCGCGCAGCCGTTACGTCGAGGATGCCTTGGCCGTCGCTGCCTCGCGCGCGGTTCATCAGTACGTGGTGCTTGGCGCCGGGTTCGACACCTTCGGGTACCGCAATCCGCACGAGGGGCTGCGCATTTTCGAAGTCGACTATCCCGCAACGCAGGTTCGCAAGCGCGAGCTGCTCGCCAAAGCCGGTATCGCCATCCCGCCTTCGCTCGTGTACGTCCCGCTCGATTTCGAGACGGTGACGCTCGACGAGGGCCTCGCGCGGGCGGGCCTGGTTCGCTCCGAGCCGGTGTTCCTCTCGTGGCTCGGCGTCACGGCCTACCTCACCCGCGAGGCGGTGATGGGCACCGTGCAATTCATGAGCAAAATGGCGCCCGGCTCCGAAGTGGTTCTCGACTACATGGTGGACCCGCGGCGCTTCGACAAAGACTCCCGCGCGCTCTTCGACGACGCGGCGCCGCGCCTGCGCGCCGGCGGCGAAGCGTTCCTCAGCTTCTTCGATCCGGCGGAATTTCCGGCGGAAGTGAAGGCCCTCGGTTTTTCCCACGTCGAGTCCATCGAGCCCGACACGCTGCGCGAGAAGTATTTTCGCAATCGCACCGACGGCCTCGGCGTCTCGAACTTCGGGTGCCTCTTGCACGCCCGCGTCTAG
- a CDS encoding DUF99 family protein, producing MNVIGFDDGPFPREHRGDVLLVGAVCSGTRLDGVVRGRIRRDGTDSTREMVRLVRASQFEEHLQAVLLQGIAVGGFNVVDIHSLREELGIPVVVVVRRHPDLDAVRRALFSDSPHERPRVPGAARKWELIERAGVLEPLGPSHRALQRATKMGAAAAKVPKVWMQRAGVSLEEARKIVATTTLHGNIPEPLRLAHLIAGGIVTGTSRGRA from the coding sequence ATGAATGTGATCGGCTTCGACGACGGCCCCTTTCCGCGGGAGCATCGAGGGGATGTGCTCCTCGTGGGCGCCGTCTGCTCGGGCACCCGGCTCGATGGGGTGGTGCGTGGCCGCATCCGCCGCGACGGCACGGATTCGACGCGCGAGATGGTGCGCCTCGTCCGTGCGAGCCAATTCGAGGAGCACCTGCAAGCCGTTCTTTTGCAAGGTATTGCCGTAGGCGGCTTCAACGTGGTCGATATCCACAGCCTCCGCGAGGAGCTGGGCATCCCGGTCGTGGTGGTGGTGCGCCGCCACCCCGATTTGGACGCCGTGCGTCGCGCCCTCTTCAGCGACAGCCCGCACGAGCGCCCGCGCGTTCCGGGTGCCGCGCGCAAGTGGGAGCTCATCGAGCGCGCGGGCGTCCTCGAGCCCCTGGGCCCTTCCCACCGCGCCCTGCAACGCGCGACCAAAATGGGAGCGGCGGCCGCCAAAGTCCCCAAGGTGTGGATGCAACGCGCCGGCGTTTCCCTCGAAGAGGCTCGAAAGATCGTGGCCACCACCACGCTCCACGGAAACATCCCCGAACCACTTCGCCTCGCCCACCTGATCGCCGGCGGCATCGTCACCGGCACGAGCCGCGGCCGTGCTTAA
- a CDS encoding energy transducer TonB, with product MFDSVLGRGAQPTSRGFFRGAIVSVTVHVAVLGLGVYLSVHKPKALEKPIAPIVLLQPPRLQAPPPPKLPSVQDPSVHPKPAQKKSPAILESETPPVERDPPPSQPSSSNAEPGPSTGDATGAPGGTGTGPSTCGGLGQPPCGTAPPCGGPGQPCAPEGGETVLPFIPGMVRPTLLSGDEVPTPPREAITAKVEGLVLASCTITATGSVTHCRILKGLPYMDDVILSNLQARKYTPIMYQGRPVSVEYKFPFRIVAQ from the coding sequence ATGTTCGATTCGGTTTTGGGCCGTGGGGCCCAGCCTACTTCCCGCGGCTTTTTCCGCGGGGCGATTGTCTCGGTGACCGTGCACGTGGCGGTCTTGGGGCTCGGTGTTTACCTTTCGGTGCACAAGCCCAAGGCGCTGGAGAAGCCAATTGCGCCAATCGTGCTTCTGCAGCCGCCACGCCTGCAAGCACCACCTCCACCGAAGCTGCCCTCCGTGCAGGACCCGAGCGTCCATCCCAAACCTGCGCAGAAAAAGTCGCCGGCCATCCTGGAAAGCGAAACGCCGCCCGTGGAAAGGGATCCACCGCCCAGCCAGCCGAGCAGCTCGAACGCGGAGCCCGGCCCCAGCACCGGCGACGCCACCGGTGCGCCTGGAGGAACCGGAACGGGCCCCTCCACCTGCGGCGGCCTTGGGCAACCCCCGTGCGGTACGGCGCCGCCGTGCGGAGGTCCCGGTCAGCCGTGCGCGCCCGAGGGCGGCGAGACCGTACTGCCATTCATCCCCGGCATGGTGCGCCCCACGCTTCTCTCGGGCGACGAAGTGCCTACGCCACCCCGCGAGGCCATCACGGCCAAGGTCGAAGGACTGGTGCTCGCCTCGTGCACCATCACGGCCACCGGCAGCGTCACCCACTGCCGCATCCTCAAGGGATTGCCCTACATGGATGACGTCATCCTCTCGAACCTTCAGGCGCGCAAGTACACACCCATCATGTACCAGGGTCGGCCTGTCAGTGTAGAATACAAGTTTCCCTTCCGCATCGTGGCGCAATAA
- a CDS encoding MFS transporter, with protein sequence MKFTKYQRFVVAILAFLQFTVVLDFAILSPLGALLLQELRISTVQFGLVVSMYAFAAGGSGFLAAGFADKFDRKKILLFFYAGFIVGTLLCGIATGYRSLLIARTVTGLFGGVLGSISSAIVADLFPFEMRGRVMGSVQMALAAAQVLGIPLGLYLSNRFGWHSPFLMIVLVSIPIWVMMLLRLKPIDDHIVLQKVAPSEVSPLKHVLGTFSKPHYLWAFGSTMLLTTGGYMLMPFASAFSVHNLGITLKQLPLVYVVTGFASIITGPIIGKMSDRAEKYAVFVLGSILTMPLVAWYCNLGITPLWQVIALNVVLFTTVLLRMIAAQTLLSAVPDVNDRGAFMSVNSSLQQLAGGVASSVAGLVVVQTPEGKLTGYEGLGFAVTFIVTLTIVSMYKVNAQLASNGVLASARPLRA encoded by the coding sequence ATGAAATTCACCAAGTACCAGCGCTTCGTCGTCGCCATCTTGGCGTTCCTGCAGTTCACGGTCGTACTCGACTTCGCCATCCTTTCGCCGCTCGGCGCGCTGCTGTTGCAGGAACTTCGTATTTCTACGGTGCAATTCGGTCTGGTCGTCTCGATGTATGCGTTTGCCGCCGGCGGTTCCGGCTTTCTTGCGGCCGGGTTCGCCGACAAGTTCGATCGCAAAAAGATTCTGCTGTTTTTTTACGCTGGCTTCATCGTAGGTACGCTCTTGTGCGGCATTGCCACCGGCTACCGCTCCCTGCTGATCGCGCGGACGGTGACCGGCTTGTTCGGCGGCGTCCTCGGTTCGATAAGTTCGGCCATCGTTGCGGACTTGTTTCCGTTCGAGATGCGCGGCCGGGTCATGGGCTCCGTGCAGATGGCCCTCGCCGCGGCCCAGGTGTTGGGCATTCCCCTGGGGCTTTACCTCTCGAACCGGTTCGGTTGGCATTCGCCGTTCTTGATGATCGTGCTGGTGAGCATTCCCATTTGGGTGATGATGCTGCTCCGCCTGAAGCCCATCGACGATCATATCGTGCTTCAGAAGGTGGCCCCCTCGGAGGTGAGTCCGCTGAAACACGTTTTGGGGACGTTTTCCAAACCGCATTACCTCTGGGCGTTCGGCAGCACCATGTTGCTGACGACGGGCGGCTACATGCTCATGCCGTTCGCCAGTGCGTTCAGCGTGCACAATCTGGGTATTACGTTGAAGCAGCTTCCGCTCGTGTACGTGGTGACGGGCTTTGCCTCGATCATCACGGGCCCGATCATCGGGAAGATGAGCGACCGGGCGGAGAAGTACGCAGTGTTCGTCCTTGGTTCGATTCTGACGATGCCCCTCGTGGCTTGGTATTGCAACTTGGGGATCACGCCGCTCTGGCAGGTCATCGCGCTCAATGTCGTGTTGTTCACCACGGTGCTGCTGCGCATGATTGCGGCGCAGACTCTCTTGTCGGCCGTGCCGGACGTGAACGATCGCGGGGCGTTCATGTCGGTGAATTCTTCGCTGCAACAGCTTGCGGGCGGCGTGGCCTCGTCGGTGGCCGGGCTCGTGGTGGTGCAAACGCCCGAGGGCAAGTTGACGGGCTACGAGGGCCTCGGCTTCGCGGTGACGTTCATCGTCACCTTGACCATCGTGTCGATGTACAAAGTGAATGCGCAATTGGCGAGCAACGGAGTCCTCGCCAGCGCACGCCCTCTGCGCGCCTGA
- a CDS encoding beta-lactamase family protein, whose amino-acid sequence MASRWLVVLMTWLACAGCARPAKTPDPAPTVDGLMADYAKPDGPGASVVVIHDGRIAFSRAYGLAEVQTHTAATVETNYRLASLTKQFTAMAVMLLVADGKLRYDDRVVDVLPGFPDDARQVRIRHLLNHTSGIWDYEDFVPENSTVQVKDADVVRLVAQAGRMRFEPGTQVRYSNSGYAVLARVVEQVSGKSFAVFLRERIFEPAGMRGTVAYEAGISTVPRRAYGYAPEAGRLRPRDQSPTSAVLGDGGVYSSVVDLAAWDRALEKHTLLGEAGQREAFASAPLPGGASAHYGFGWFVDQDAGRPRLTHHGETCGFTNAIVRYPAQRLTVIVLTNRAGGEPWRIAQSIANHWLEAPGREPWPFESMANSR is encoded by the coding sequence ATGGCGTCCCGTTGGTTGGTCGTGCTGATGACGTGGCTTGCGTGCGCCGGTTGTGCCCGGCCGGCGAAGACGCCCGACCCCGCGCCCACGGTGGATGGCCTCATGGCCGACTACGCGAAACCCGACGGACCAGGCGCCAGCGTGGTCGTGATCCACGATGGCCGAATCGCGTTTTCCCGCGCCTACGGGCTCGCCGAAGTCCAAACGCACACCGCCGCGACGGTGGAGACGAATTACCGACTGGCCTCGCTGACCAAGCAGTTCACCGCCATGGCCGTCATGCTCCTGGTCGCCGATGGAAAGCTTCGTTACGACGACCGCGTGGTCGACGTCCTACCGGGGTTTCCCGATGATGCACGGCAAGTGCGAATTCGGCATTTGCTGAATCACACCTCGGGCATATGGGATTACGAGGACTTCGTTCCCGAGAATTCCACCGTTCAAGTCAAAGACGCGGACGTGGTCCGTTTGGTGGCGCAGGCCGGCCGCATGCGCTTCGAGCCAGGCACCCAGGTGCGGTACAGCAATTCTGGATACGCGGTGCTCGCCCGCGTGGTCGAGCAGGTGAGCGGAAAGTCGTTCGCGGTGTTCCTGCGGGAGCGCATTTTCGAGCCCGCGGGCATGCGCGGCACGGTGGCCTACGAGGCGGGCATTTCCACGGTTCCACGGCGCGCCTACGGGTACGCCCCCGAGGCGGGTCGCCTGCGCCCGCGCGATCAGAGTCCTACGAGCGCGGTGTTGGGCGACGGCGGCGTGTATTCATCGGTGGTCGATTTGGCCGCATGGGATCGGGCCCTCGAGAAGCACACCCTGCTCGGCGAGGCGGGCCAGCGCGAAGCCTTTGCCTCGGCGCCGTTGCCCGGTGGCGCATCCGCACACTACGGGTTCGGCTGGTTCGTCGACCAGGACGCCGGGCGACCTCGCCTCACGCACCACGGGGAAACATGCGGCTTCACCAACGCAATCGTGCGCTACCCGGCGCAGCGCCTCACGGTGATCGTGCTGACCAACCGCGCCGGCGGTGAGCCGTGGCGCATCGCCCAGAGCATCGCCAACCACTGGCTCGAGGCGCCGGGCCGCGAGCCATGGCCGTTCGAGTCGATGGCCAATTCACGCTGA
- a CDS encoding ABC transporter substrate-binding protein, producing MNARVASLLPSATEIVCAVGARDELVGISHECDFPSGLEGLPILTRARLRASQGLGRSSRDIDAEVRSILENALSVYEIELDRLEAAQPDVIVTQDLCEVCAVSLDDVKAAVARLAKKDVRIVNLHPTHLDDIWSDILRVADALGRAEQGVRAIFALRGRTNEIEQRSARAALAERPRVLSVEWMDPVMIGGMWMPELIAMAGANPLATKPGDHAPTLTREALAALSPDVVLVKPCGFSLERTLEELDVLRAALPWDTWRAVREGRVFIADGNAYFNRPGPRIVESLEILAACAHPDEFPDFRHRHRETVVRLDAALARHAFDADLSA from the coding sequence ATGAACGCGCGTGTCGCATCGCTTCTCCCTTCTGCCACCGAGATTGTCTGCGCCGTCGGCGCACGCGATGAGCTCGTGGGCATTTCGCACGAGTGCGATTTCCCGTCCGGCCTCGAAGGCCTGCCCATTCTCACGCGCGCCCGTCTCCGGGCTAGCCAAGGTTTGGGCCGGTCGAGCCGCGACATCGATGCGGAGGTTCGCTCGATCCTGGAGAATGCGCTCTCGGTCTATGAAATCGAGCTCGATCGTCTGGAGGCGGCCCAGCCCGACGTCATCGTCACGCAAGACCTTTGCGAGGTGTGCGCCGTTTCGCTGGACGACGTGAAGGCGGCGGTGGCGCGGCTCGCGAAAAAGGACGTGCGCATCGTCAACCTGCACCCGACCCACCTCGACGACATCTGGTCGGACATTCTCCGCGTGGCCGATGCCCTCGGCCGGGCCGAGCAAGGTGTTCGCGCCATCTTCGCGCTGCGGGGCCGCACCAACGAGATCGAGCAGCGGAGCGCCCGGGCCGCGCTCGCGGAGCGCCCGCGCGTGCTGTCGGTGGAGTGGATGGATCCGGTGATGATCGGGGGCATGTGGATGCCCGAGCTCATCGCCATGGCCGGTGCAAATCCGTTGGCGACCAAGCCCGGCGATCATGCACCCACGCTGACGCGCGAAGCCCTCGCCGCGCTGTCGCCCGACGTGGTCCTGGTGAAGCCGTGCGGCTTTTCCCTGGAGCGAACCCTCGAGGAGTTGGACGTGCTGCGGGCGGCGCTGCCGTGGGACACGTGGAGGGCCGTTCGCGAGGGGCGCGTGTTCATCGCGGATGGCAATGCGTATTTCAATCGACCCGGCCCGCGCATCGTCGAGTCGCTCGAGATTCTCGCGGCGTGCGCCCACCCGGACGAGTTCCCGGATTTTCGCCACCGTCACCGCGAGACCGTGGTGCGGCTCGACGCGGCTCTCGCGCGGCACGCGTTCGATGCCGATCTTTCAGCGTGA
- a CDS encoding DNA alkylation repair protein, giving the protein MDGSVAVRFFRSRFRSAGDIERAHYEKKYLKSALDFHGVNLPFVRKAAAEFVRAHELDAASLRSVTEALFDTNFHDLRSAGIAVLERRRELLALGDVPWLLELVRKSPGWAHVDWLAIKVIGPTVQNQRTMPRLLRTWSRDEDFWVRRTALLAQHDALRAGGGDFGLFEEMATPLLDETEFFIRKAIGWVLRETSKKSPDLVRAFVAKHRERMSGLTLREASKYI; this is encoded by the coding sequence ATGGACGGGTCCGTCGCGGTGCGTTTCTTTCGCTCGCGTTTTCGGTCGGCGGGCGACATCGAGCGAGCACACTACGAGAAGAAATATTTGAAGAGCGCGCTCGATTTTCATGGCGTGAACCTTCCTTTCGTGCGCAAAGCCGCCGCCGAGTTCGTGCGGGCCCACGAGCTCGACGCCGCGTCCTTGCGGTCGGTTACCGAAGCGCTCTTCGATACGAACTTTCACGATCTGCGCTCGGCGGGCATCGCGGTGTTGGAGCGGCGACGCGAACTCCTCGCCTTGGGCGACGTACCGTGGCTTCTCGAGCTGGTGCGGAAATCTCCAGGCTGGGCCCATGTCGATTGGCTCGCGATCAAGGTGATTGGCCCCACCGTCCAGAACCAACGGACGATGCCCCGCCTCCTTCGCACATGGTCGCGCGACGAAGACTTCTGGGTGCGCCGCACCGCACTTCTCGCCCAACACGACGCCCTTCGCGCAGGCGGTGGCGACTTTGGACTCTTCGAAGAGATGGCCACCCCGCTGCTCGACGAGACGGAGTTCTTCATCCGCAAGGCCATCGGCTGGGTCTTGCGCGAGACCTCGAAAAAGAGCCCGGACCTGGTGCGCGCCTTCGTGGCGAAGCACCGCGAGCGCATGTCGGGCCTCACGCTCCGCGAGGCGAGCAAATATATCTAA
- a CDS encoding phospholipase D-like domain-containing protein — MAATKIKEFEDRLRETLADGRLSRGERKMLDETLRESEFCCSELALLRGRAFTIAKSQLSDPHARRMVEWLEEVMGLLADDTFRAQARRHKQLSDAFFSPGNQCLGAVLSGFKNARAKVDVCVFTITDDRIAETILSAHRRGTLIRIVTDNDKACDEGSDVARLQQAGIPVRVDRTEFHMHHKFALFDDESLLNGSYNWTRTASSKNDENLVMTRDSYLVQKFSAHFEKLWSKLA, encoded by the coding sequence GTGGCGGCGACGAAGATCAAAGAGTTCGAGGACCGGCTTCGCGAAACGCTTGCCGACGGGCGGCTCTCCCGTGGGGAGCGCAAGATGCTCGACGAAACGCTGCGCGAGTCGGAGTTCTGCTGCAGCGAGCTCGCGCTTCTGCGCGGGCGCGCCTTCACCATTGCCAAGTCGCAGCTGAGCGATCCGCATGCGCGGCGCATGGTGGAATGGCTGGAAGAGGTGATGGGCCTTTTGGCCGACGACACGTTCCGCGCCCAGGCACGACGCCACAAGCAGTTGAGCGACGCGTTTTTCAGCCCCGGCAACCAATGCCTGGGCGCCGTTCTCTCGGGGTTCAAGAATGCGCGCGCCAAGGTCGATGTGTGCGTATTCACCATCACCGACGATCGCATTGCCGAGACGATTCTCTCGGCCCACCGCCGCGGGACACTGATCCGCATCGTGACGGACAACGACAAGGCGTGCGACGAAGGTTCCGACGTGGCGAGGCTCCAGCAGGCAGGCATCCCGGTGCGTGTCGACCGGACCGAGTTCCACATGCACCACAAGTTCGCGCTGTTCGACGACGAATCGCTACTCAACGGCAGCTACAACTGGACGCGCACCGCGTCGTCGAAGAACGACGAGAACCTGGTCATGACGCGCGATTCCTACCTCGTGCAAAAATTCTCGGCGCACTTCGAGAAGCTCTGGTCCAAGTTGGCCTGA
- a CDS encoding family 16 glycosylhydrolase, with translation MSTNVQATMLATAALGVALSVSPTPAAAAPTFTDDFNGPAGSAIDQSKWRFETGDNVNNHERQYYTSSTSNASMDGQGNLVITARRENPGNYQCWYGRCEYTSARLSTAQTFTQRYGRFETRLKVPRGQGMWPAFWMLGNDIGTAGWPGSGEIDIMENVGFEPGTVHGTLHGPGYSGSGGVGAGYSLPNGQAFADGFHTFAIEWAPNVIRWYVDGNLYSTKTPSDIGGNRWVFDHPFYIILNLAVGGYWPGDPNSSTPFPAQLVVDYVHVTTSDTAPGGRTGPISGLAGKCADIAGANSANGTAVQLYDCNGTGAQQWTIGTDGTIRGLGKCMDATGGGTANGTQIQLYDCNGSGAQRWTVSSARDIVNTAANRCLDVSGNNSANGTRLQLWDCSGGANQKWTTP, from the coding sequence ATGAGCACGAATGTACAAGCGACGATGCTCGCCACGGCCGCTCTTGGCGTTGCGCTCTCCGTGAGCCCCACGCCTGCGGCCGCGGCGCCGACCTTCACCGACGATTTCAATGGTCCGGCAGGGAGTGCGATCGACCAAAGCAAATGGCGTTTCGAAACCGGGGATAACGTCAACAACCACGAGCGGCAGTACTACACGTCCAGCACCAGCAACGCGTCGATGGACGGCCAAGGCAACTTGGTCATCACCGCGCGCCGTGAGAATCCGGGCAATTACCAATGTTGGTATGGCCGTTGTGAGTACACGTCGGCGCGCCTGTCGACGGCGCAGACCTTCACGCAGCGCTATGGGCGCTTCGAGACGCGTCTCAAGGTCCCGCGCGGCCAGGGCATGTGGCCCGCATTCTGGATGCTCGGCAACGACATTGGCACCGCCGGCTGGCCCGGCAGCGGCGAAATCGACATCATGGAGAACGTCGGTTTCGAGCCCGGCACGGTGCACGGCACCCTCCACGGCCCCGGCTATTCCGGATCGGGCGGCGTCGGTGCAGGATACTCGCTTCCCAATGGTCAGGCCTTCGCCGATGGCTTTCACACGTTCGCCATCGAGTGGGCCCCCAATGTCATTCGCTGGTACGTCGACGGTAATCTCTACTCGACGAAAACGCCCTCGGACATTGGCGGCAATCGCTGGGTGTTCGACCATCCGTTCTACATCATTTTGAATCTCGCGGTCGGCGGCTACTGGCCGGGCGATCCCAACTCGAGCACGCCCTTCCCCGCGCAGCTCGTCGTCGATTACGTGCACGTCACCACCAGCGACACCGCCCCCGGCGGCCGCACCGGCCCGATCAGCGGGCTCGCGGGCAAGTGTGCGGACATCGCGGGGGCCAATAGCGCCAACGGCACCGCCGTGCAGCTCTATGATTGCAACGGCACCGGCGCGCAACAATGGACCATTGGAACGGATGGGACCATCCGCGGTTTGGGCAAGTGCATGGACGCCACCGGCGGCGGCACGGCCAATGGCACGCAGATCCAGCTTTACGACTGCAATGGCAGCGGCGCTCAGCGATGGACGGTGAGCTCCGCGCGCGACATCGTCAACACGGCAGCCAACCGGTGCCTCGATGTCAGCGGCAACAACTCTGCAAACGGAACACGGTTGCAACTTTGGGATTGCTCGGGCGGTGCCAACCAGAAATGGACGACTCCATGA
- a CDS encoding ricin-type beta-trefoil lectin domain protein produces MIKRTAFFFGAFLLATIGDVPQASAATGQISGLAGKCVDVAGANSANGTAVQLYDCNGTTAQQWNVGTDGTIRALGKCMDVAGAGTANGTQIQLYDCNGTAAQQWTVTAAKDIVNPAANKCLDVSGNNSANGTRLQIWDCSGGANQKWNAPTGGPTQPPVGAKAVAPYLYQGWGAPPNPATVMSATGVKWFTMAFILSNGTCNPQWDGQRGLTGGADQSAINTIRNNGGDVIVSFGGWSGNKLEQSCGSASSLANAYQTVINALGLKAIDIDIEADAYASATVKQRTVDALKIIKQNNPGISVYVTFGTGTNGPDPDMINRGAASGLTVDGWTIMPFDFGGAGQNMGTLTQRAAEGLKNAVKNAYGYTDDQAYRHSGISSMNGNTDQNEVVTLDDFRAILNYANQHHLARLTFWSVNRDRPCTGGPADSCSGVSQQPWDFTRIFAGYGG; encoded by the coding sequence ATGATCAAGCGAACGGCTTTCTTTTTCGGTGCATTTCTCCTCGCCACCATCGGCGACGTACCCCAGGCTTCCGCGGCCACGGGTCAGATCAGCGGCCTCGCGGGCAAGTGTGTCGACGTGGCGGGCGCCAACAGCGCCAACGGCACGGCCGTCCAGCTTTACGATTGCAATGGCACCACCGCCCAACAGTGGAACGTTGGAACCGATGGGACCATTCGCGCCCTGGGCAAATGCATGGACGTCGCCGGTGCCGGAACGGCCAACGGCACGCAGATCCAGCTTTACGACTGCAATGGGACGGCGGCCCAGCAGTGGACTGTGACCGCGGCCAAGGACATCGTCAACCCGGCGGCGAACAAGTGCCTCGACGTCTCGGGCAACAATTCTGCAAATGGAACGCGATTGCAGATTTGGGACTGCTCGGGCGGCGCCAACCAGAAATGGAACGCACCGACCGGCGGCCCCACGCAGCCTCCGGTGGGCGCCAAAGCGGTGGCGCCGTACCTCTATCAAGGGTGGGGCGCCCCGCCCAACCCGGCCACGGTGATGAGCGCCACCGGCGTGAAGTGGTTCACCATGGCCTTCATTTTGAGCAACGGCACGTGCAATCCACAATGGGATGGCCAGCGCGGGCTCACCGGCGGTGCGGACCAAAGTGCCATCAACACGATTCGCAACAACGGCGGCGACGTCATCGTGTCGTTCGGCGGTTGGAGCGGCAACAAGCTCGAGCAATCGTGCGGCAGCGCCAGCTCCCTCGCGAATGCCTATCAAACCGTCATCAACGCCTTGGGCCTCAAGGCCATCGACATCGACATCGAGGCCGATGCCTACGCGAGCGCCACGGTGAAACAACGCACCGTCGACGCGCTGAAGATCATCAAGCAGAACAACCCGGGCATTAGCGTCTACGTGACCTTCGGCACCGGCACGAATGGCCCCGATCCGGACATGATCAACCGCGGCGCGGCCTCCGGGCTCACCGTGGATGGGTGGACCATCATGCCGTTCGACTTCGGCGGCGCAGGTCAGAACATGGGCACCTTGACCCAGCGGGCCGCCGAAGGCCTGAAAAACGCGGTCAAGAATGCCTACGGCTACACCGACGACCAGGCCTATCGGCACAGCGGCATCTCCTCGATGAACGGCAACACCGATCAAAACGAGGTGGTTACGCTGGATGACTTCCGAGCCATATTGAACTACGCCAACCAGCACCACCTGGCGCGGCTCACGTTCTGGTCGGTCAACCGCGACCGCCCGTGCACCGGAGGCCCTGCGGATTCGTGCTCCGGGGTGTCGCAGCAGCCGTGGGACTTCACGCGCATCTTCGCCGGCTACGGCGGTTGA
- a CDS encoding LysR family transcriptional regulator, with amino-acid sequence MDVDPRRLRVLLAVVRAEGVTGASRVLHLTPQAISQQIGSLEEELGVELFDRTHRRLSPTAIGLTLAGHAERLEAELVAAGRAVAAATGRVSGVVRMAAFQSAIRWLVIEALPILRAEQPGVIPMVIELYGLGVEKSLRTGEIDLMLDERDDDQDDPSAPGIEVRQLLRDPYYVVASASLARELRTPKALAAQRWIAAPEGTSLDLALQRLAKRGKFEPTVAHVCKEFPSVLALVAAGEGVAIVPELALGDARGVEPCPLTGLGARKLLAIQRVSKRGTEPAVDAVVRALTRKKG; translated from the coding sequence ATGGACGTCGATCCGCGAAGGTTACGGGTTCTTTTGGCCGTCGTGCGCGCGGAGGGCGTTACCGGAGCCTCGCGCGTGCTGCACCTCACGCCGCAGGCCATTTCCCAGCAGATTGGGAGTCTGGAGGAGGAGCTCGGGGTGGAGCTCTTCGATCGCACGCACCGGCGGCTTTCACCCACGGCCATTGGTTTGACCTTGGCGGGCCATGCGGAGCGGCTCGAGGCCGAGCTCGTTGCGGCGGGAAGGGCTGTTGCGGCCGCGACAGGTCGCGTCTCCGGTGTGGTGCGCATGGCAGCTTTTCAATCGGCCATCCGCTGGCTGGTCATCGAGGCGTTGCCGATCCTGCGCGCCGAGCAGCCGGGCGTGATCCCCATGGTCATCGAGCTGTACGGCCTCGGCGTGGAGAAGTCGCTCCGCACGGGCGAAATCGATCTCATGCTCGACGAACGCGACGACGACCAGGACGATCCCAGTGCCCCGGGCATCGAGGTCCGCCAGCTCCTGCGTGATCCCTATTACGTCGTGGCTTCGGCGTCGCTCGCGCGCGAACTGCGCACGCCAAAAGCGCTCGCGGCGCAGCGATGGATCGCCGCGCCGGAGGGCACCAGCTTGGATCTCGCGCTTCAGCGGCTCGCCAAGCGCGGCAAATTCGAGCCCACCGTGGCGCACGTGTGCAAGGAGTTTCCCTCGGTGCTCGCGCTCGTGGCGGCCGGTGAGGGCGTGGCCATCGTGCCGGAGCTGGCGCTGGGGGATGCCCGCGGCGTCGAGCCCTGTCCACTCACAGGGCTCGGCGCACGCAAGCTGCTCGCCATTCAGCGCGTGTCCAAACGCGGTACGGAGCCGGCCGTCGATGCCGTCGTCCGCGCCCTCACCCGCAAGAAGGGGTGA